A single window of Zea mays cultivar B73 chromosome 10, Zm-B73-REFERENCE-NAM-5.0, whole genome shotgun sequence DNA harbors:
- the LOC100383930 gene encoding probable inositol transporter 2 isoform X1 has translation MEGGVTVADKAEFKECLRLSWTQPYILQLVLSAGIGGLLFGYDTGVISGALLYIRDDFAAVEKSTVLRETIVSMAVAGAIVGAAFGGWMNDKFGRRPSIILADALFFGGAVIMAFSPTPRVIIVGRVFVGLGVGMASMTAPLYISEASPARIRGALVSTNGLLITGGQFLAYLINLAFTKVPGTWRWMLGIAGVPALVQFVLMLMLPESPRWLYRKGRKEEAAAILHKIYPANEVEEEIDSMRRSVEEEVLLEGSIGESGFMGKLRKAMGSKVVRRGLTAGVIVQVAQQFVGINTVMYYSPTIVQLAGYASNNTAMALSLITSGLNAIGSIVSMFFVDRAGRRRLMLISLVGIVVWLAVLGGTFLGAAHHAPPVSDLETRLLANQNQTQTQTCPEFNPNVRWSCMDCLKAASTCGFCAHQGDKLLPGACLALNNASRHACRADHREFYTEGCPNNFGWLALIGLGAYIVSYSPGMGTVPWIVNSEIYPLRFRGICGGIAAVANWVSNLIVTQTFLSLTKALGTSATFFLFCAVSLLALVIVFLTVPETKGLQFEEVERMLEREDYKPWKRYHGGSSSIEPAKNSDIGLTPP, from the exons ATGGAGGGCGGTGTGACTGTAGCGGACAAGGCAGAATTCAAGGAGTGCCTGCGGCTGTCCTGGACACAGCCTTACATCCTTCAACTTGTCCTGTCTGCTGGCATTGGCGGTCTTCTTTTCGGATATGATACAG GTGTCATATCGGGAGCCCTCCTGTACATTAGAGATGACTTTGCTGCGGTGGAAAAGAGCACTGTATTAAGG GAGACAATAGTCAGTATGGCTGTTGCTGGAGCTATAGTTGGAGCTGCATTTGGTGGCTGGATGAACGACAAGTTTGGAAGGAGGCCTTCCATCATACTTGCCGATGCACTGTTCTTTGGAGGTGCCGTTATCATGGCGTTTTCCCCAACACCTAGAGTTATCATTGTTGGGAGGGTATTTGTTGGTCTTGGTGTTGGAATGGCTTCCATGACAGCTCCTCTGTACATCTCTGAAGCCTCCCCTGCTAGGATCAGAGGTGCTCTAGTGAGCACAAATGGGCTTCTCATCACTGGTGGCCAGTTCTTGGCCTACCTCATCAATCTAGCCTTCACTAAG GTGCCAGGGACCTGGCGGTGGATGCTTGGCATTGCAGGGGTTCCTGCCCTGGTCCAGTTCGTACTGATGCTGATGCTGCCAGAATCACCAAGATGGCTCTACAGGAAG GGCAGGAAAGAGGAAGCAGCAGCAATCTTGCACAAGATTTACCCTGCGAATGAGGTCGAGGAAGAGATTGACTCAATGCGCCGGTCTGTCGAAGAAGAGGTGCTCCTTGAGGGCTCCATCGGTGAGAGTGGCTTCATGGGCAAGCTGAGGAAGGCGATGGGCAGCAAGGTCGTTCGCCGCGGGCTAACGGCCGGCGTCATCGTCCAGGTCGCGCAGCAGTTCGTGGGCATCAATACCGTCATGTACTACAGCCCGACGATCGTGCAGCTGGCCGGCTATGCGTCCAACAACACAGCCATGGCACTGTCCCTCATCACCTCGGGCCTGAACGCCATCGGCTCGATCGTCAGCATGTTCTTCGTGGACAGGGCAGGCCGGAGGCGCCTGATGCTGATCAGCCTGGTCGGAATCGTCGTGTGGCTCGCCGTGCTCGGCGGCACGTTCCTGGGCGCCGCACACCACGCCCCACCCGTCAGCGACCTGGAGACCCGACTGTTGGCGAACCAGAACCAGACCCAGACCCAGACGTGTCCCGAGTTCAACCCGAACGTCCGCTGGAGCTGCATGGACTGCCTCAAGGCCGCGTCCACGTGCGGCTTCTGTGCTCACCAGGGAGACAAG CTTCTTCCGGGGGCGTGCTTGGCGCTGAACAACGCGTCTCGGCATGCGTGCCGCGCAGACCACCGGGAGTTCTACACGGAGGGGTGCCCCAACAACTTCGGGTGGCTGGCACTGATCGGCCTGGGCGCGTACATCGTCTCCTACTCGCCCGGCATGGGCACGGTGCCGTGGATTGTCAACTCGGAGATCTACCCGCTGCGGTTCAGGGGCATCTGCGGCGGCATCGCTGCCGTCGCCAACTGGGTCTCCAATCTCATCGTGACGCAGACGTTCCTGTCCCTGACCAAGGCGCTCGGAACATCGGCCACCTTCTTCCTCTTCTGTGCTGTCTCCTTGCTGGCGCTCGTCATCGTCTTCCTCACCGTGCCGGAGACTAAAGGCCTGCAGTTCGAGGAAGTGGAGCGGATGCTGGAAAGGGAGGACTACAAGCCCTGGAAGAGGTACCATGGTGGCAGCAGCAGCATCGAGCCGGCGAAGAACAGTGATATTGGCCTCACCCCGCCATGA